TCATTATGGATTTCTTCTGCTTTTTTTCTCTATCCATTGCCTCTCAACTTAACATCCCGGGCTATTTCTTCTTCACTTCTGGTGCTGGGTGTCTTGCTGCTTCCATGTATTTTCCGACCCTTCATCAGACCACCACCAAAAGTTTCAAAGACATGAACACCTTTCTTAATTTGCCGGGTCTCCCACCAATATCTTCCTTCAATTTTTCCTCGGCAGTAAGTGATCGCAACAATAAAGCCTACGAATATTTTCTAGACATGGCCTACTGCTTTCCAAAATCAGCAGGAGTTATAGTGAACACCTTTGCATTGCTGGAAGCCAGAGCTCTTAAGGCAATATCAGATGGACTCTGCATACCTGATAGTGCAACACCACCTGTTTATTGTACTGGCCCACTCATTGTGACCAACAATCAAACAGATGGTGACACCGATTGTTTAAACTGGCTTGAGTCGCAACCGAGCCAAAGTGTTATCTTTCTGTGTTTTGGTGGGTTGGAGAGAAGTGGCCAAAGATTCTTGTGGGTAGTGCGTAATCCACCTTCTGATAGCCAAAGTTTAGACATCTCACCAGATTTGAACTCATTGCTTCCTGATGGTTTTTTGGATCGCACCAAGGAGAAGGGATTGGTGGTGAAATCATGGGCTCCCCAAGTGGCAGTCCCACCTTGACCGGCTCTACCACCTTGAACTACTCCCCTTctactttcatcaaaagaccttctaagatactcaacggACATTTACCTGAGTACCTTCCAATTGATCCATCCTAAGCTCTGAACTGTCCCACCTTGTCTTTatagacacaggtagtactatgagtagctagccaatccgccctagaatgacatcaaacagtcaactctagaaccataaggtcagctggatcgcatctactcactataaactctgaactgaactaacTAACTAactctgcttcagatggatcatactcaggTCTATTGACCCAAcgaaacactctaagcccagaagtcatcaaacccactctaccAACGGCTCACAAACAACAAGGAAAGCAAAACACTAGGGTCCAAAACAAACAgcgtacacatctgaacacttcCAAGTGAACGTACCTAACCTCACCgtattcgatgtgttagcctcctactatgtcagggtgaagatccaagctgaagctaacggaacttccctcgggaacctactgaagaaaaggcttaccctttcctctgcctcaaccacCACTGAATCCCAGACtggctctctctttctcttcctcttaCTCTGATCTGATTCACTTACTATTCTGCTTTTTCCTCTATTCTTTGTCTTATTTACTCTATCTTCCTTCCTCTTTCTTTTATCTTACACTCCTTTATATTCTACTCTGTTCTCATTCACTtacttttctctttctcttgctTTAATCTATCTCATAACAACTCTTTCTCTAACTCTTCTCTGATTCACTAACCTTTAGCTACTAATACTTCTCTTTATCTTTATCTCTCTATCTTTTGCTCTTTCTCTAGATCTCTATCTATTCACCTTTTACTTTTGCCATAAAATTGACATCCTATCAAGATCCACAAACACACACATATCAAAACTCTAAAAAATGAgcatacctgacaccac
This region of Manihot esculenta cultivar AM560-2 chromosome 10, M.esculenta_v8, whole genome shotgun sequence genomic DNA includes:
- the LOC110608433 gene encoding UDP-glycosyltransferase 88B1-like, with the translated sequence MESSAMDDAVVMFPSPAIGHFISMVELGKLILTFQPSLSIHILIVSAPYSAGSTASYIANVAATTPSISFHRLPTITLPSSTNTHYETLIFEVLRLSNPHVHQALLSISKTYKIKAFIMDFFCFFSLSIASQLNIPGYFFFTSGAGCLAASMYFPTLHQTTTKSFKDMNTFLNLPGLPPISSFNFSSAVSDRNNKAYEYFLDMAYCFPKSAGVIVNTFALLEARALKAISDGLCIPDSATPPVYCTGPLIVTNNQTDGDTDCLNWLESQPSQSVIFLCFGGLERSGQRFLWVVRNPPSDSQSLDISPDLNSLLPDGFLDRTKEKGLVVKSWAPQVAVPP